TCGCCAAGCTTTACGTTACGCTCTTCTTCACGAAATCCTTTTACACTTACCTGATCTATTTTTTCGTAGCGTCATGCATTATATTCTTGTTCCGAAAACTCCATGACCGACTCGGCCCTTGGACCTTATGGAACGTACTTTCCGGCCGCTACGCAAACCCTAAAGAGGAACGCAGGATTTTCATGTTCCTTGACCTGAAAAATTCCACACAGATGGCCGAACGTCTTGGCCACGTGAAATACAGCCGATTATTGCAGGACTGTTTCAGCGACATTACCGAAAGCGTATTCCTTTACGAAGCAGAAGTCTACCAATATGTCGGCGACGAAGTGGTGCTGACATGGCGGGCCGACAAAGGGCTTAAAGGATGTCGTCCGCTGGCCCTGTTTTTCGATTACAGAAAACGGCTCGAAGCCCGCACCGATTATTATATGGAACGCTACGGTGCCGTGCCCGAATTTAAAACAGGCCTGAACATAGGCCTTGTCACTGCCGTGGAAGTAGGTGTCATCAAACGCGAGTTGGCCTATCATGGCGAAGTGCTGAATGTCGCGGCCCGTTTGCGTAGTCTCTGCTCCGAAGCGGACCGGGACATCCTGATCTCAGAGGATTTGGCCGAATACATGGAAATTCCTCTCGACTTTCTGTTTAAGAAAAAGCTGAGGGGGAAAACGGGTACCATGGCCGTATACGCTCCTGATATCGACAAATGTCAGTGCGAAACGAAAACATCTGACAAAAAATCATAGCCTGTAACAGTCCTGTTGTCTTTTCGAAGAAGATTAGTGCCCCTTGGGCTCTAGAGTAATTCTTTAAATCAGGGAAGAACGATTGGGGGTAAAGATATGCGTACTGCTTTTTCCAAGACAACGAAGATCTGTACCCCCTCGGGAAATGATTGACCAATACGAATCGCCCATAATTCGGAACGTTTCATGATTCTCCGGAAATGGCACCTAGGTCAGTAAAGGTTAAAGGATTGCTGAAATAGAGTCTTTATCTCGCACAGATAATAAACATAACCCCACCGATCGGGTCAATCTTGGGTACCCGAAAACTGTTTTCACCTTCACCGTATTTGTTGCCAATAATCGAGAATAGTTCTTCCTTTTCCTCAACCTTGTACAGCGAGCCGTCACATTTTAACCAATGCCTAGGTATTTTGTCTCCGGCAAACATTCTCACTTCGCCTACCGTACCTTTCATATTAGGCCCCAAAGCGTTAAATTCTTCGGTAGTGCTTTCATCCAAAAGGCCTAATCTTGCGATAACCTCATCCACTGCCACTCTCTCTCCTTCAGGAGACAATTCTTGAACGATCCCGTCCACATGACTTTCTAGCTCCATGGTCGCTTTCTCCGTCTCAACCTCTGCCAAGATATCGTCAGCCTTGATAACATCGCCAACTTTGACGTGCCATTTCGTAATTATGCCGTACTCCATGGCATCAGACATTAGAGGCATTCGTATTAGCACTTCTCCCTCAACCTGTCTTTCCATGGGTTTAGAAGGCTTCTCCTCAGAGGATTTACCAAAAAGTTTGTCAAACATGCTTTTGATTTTTTTGCCTAACTCATTCTAAAAATAAATCAACAAGCCTAAATTAGGCTCTATCCTTTTAGATCCAAACTTATATCCGACATAGTTTTCTCCGCTCGGTTTTAACGCAAAAAAGAAAACCATCCCGAAACGAGACAGCCTTCTTGTATTATGGGGTGTGTTCTGCTTATTTTCAGTCGAAAATGTTTTAAAACTGAAGACTACTGATGGATTACCTTTTGACAAAGCGAAATGTCCTGGCGCCACTACCTTGAAATATTCGGATTACATAAATTCCCCTTCCAAAGCCTGAGATATCCACTGTATTTGTGTAGTCAGACAACTGTATCGTACGAATCCTTTGTCCCGCCTGCGAGTAGATTATGCCTTGGGCTTCCGCTTCGAAATCACCTTTGACGGTCAGTTTATCGCTTGCCGGGTTCGGGTAGATAGCTAACGACGTTTCCTGTTTCGTATTCAAATCTTCCGCTACGGTCGAGAGTGTTCGGGCAACGGTACCGCTTCCGGTTCTTATCACCAGAGTCGGAGCGTTTTCGGCCGTTCCGCCTTCCTTGCTTAAGAAGTTCAACCAGTTCCCGCTGCCTACATCATTGGAGCGAACAGATATACTTAAGGTTCCGTCACCGGCGCGCTCAATCTCGGCTTGGGCCGTTACGTCCCATTCCACAGTGCCGGCGTTACCGAGACTCGTAGCCAGAGACGCTCCCTTTGCCGGACGGTTATTCCAGTTAATGGTGTTTTCTAGCCAAGAATCGTCCCCGACAAACAAGGCCTCAAGGTTAGTGGAGCCTGCGGTTGAGCCTGTCGCTTGGGTTGCCATCTTCAGCTTGGCTTCTACGATTTGCCCTTGGGTGCTTGACAGGTCAAACTGCAAAAATATTTCCCGCTGATAACCTAGTCCATCTTTTTTAACAATAAGTCCGGTCCCTCCTCCATAATTGGTATTGGCGCTACCTCCATCCTGAACAAAAGAGTCTTTGGCAGCGGTAATATTCTGCTCTTCTCCAGCAGACAGGATCAACATCGGACGAAGCGAGGTATCAGTGGCCTCACGGCTATTGTAGCCTATCCAGCTTTCCGAACCGATCACGGTCGACTCAAACATAATCGACATCTTTCCGTCGCCTGTCCTTTGCGCTTCCGCAAAAGCGGTGACGTCCCATTCCGTGGCGGCCGGGCTTCCGGTTTTGGAATCCAGTTCTTGTCCCGTGGCGGGTTGGTTTGCCCAGGTCAGGCCAGATTCGCTCCAGGTATCGTCGGCTACGGCCATTGCCCGGATTTGTGTTTGCCCGATGGTGTTTCCGCTATTTACGGGCACCATTCTGAGTGTAGCTTTGGATATGGTTGAACTTACGCCCGAAAGGTCGAAACGAAGTAAAGCCTTTCTATTCCATCCCGTTCCGTCTTTTTTAACCGCCAGCCTTGTACTGGTTCCGTAATTGGTCGAAGCGCTTCCGCCGTCTCGGATAAAAGCGTCCGCCTCGGGAACAATTCCCGGCAAGTCCGCTACCTGAAACGTAACCGTGACC
This Fulvitalea axinellae DNA region includes the following protein-coding sequences:
- a CDS encoding adenylate/guanylate cyclase domain-containing protein, with the translated sequence MPKTTTDTAGERLEIIDNNSSYSQRYFRFSTVRTVADIVFSVLIWTIVALFYYFLRGELAVPAEVRASFPIPEYGTPLYIKTIFTHAMLMGFLYGSSFELTERATRKLNFFRRKPFSFVLIMKIIMMVFMFLCMLLVTDLLMMVFFPVGELSDIAKLYVTLFFTKSFYTYLIYFFVASCIIFLFRKLHDRLGPWTLWNVLSGRYANPKEERRIFMFLDLKNSTQMAERLGHVKYSRLLQDCFSDITESVFLYEAEVYQYVGDEVVLTWRADKGLKGCRPLALFFDYRKRLEARTDYYMERYGAVPEFKTGLNIGLVTAVEVGVIKRELAYHGEVLNVAARLRSLCSEADRDILISEDLAEYMEIPLDFLFKKKLRGKTGTMAVYAPDIDKCQCETKTSDKKS
- a CDS encoding phage tail protein; its protein translation is MERQVEGEVLIRMPLMSDAMEYGIITKWHVKVGDVIKADDILAEVETEKATMELESHVDGIVQELSPEGERVAVDEVIARLGLLDESTTEEFNALGPNMKGTVGEVRMFAGDKIPRHWLKCDGSLYKVEEKEELFSIIGNKYGEGENSFRVPKIDPIGGVMFIICAR